One window of the Piliocolobus tephrosceles isolate RC106 chromosome 17, ASM277652v3, whole genome shotgun sequence genome contains the following:
- the MCRIP2 gene encoding MAPK regulated corepressor interacting protein 2, whose amino-acid sequence MYTITKGPSKLVAQRRTGPTQQQVEGRLGELLKCRQPAPPTSQPPRAQPFAQPPGPWPLSSPGPRLVFNRVNGRRAPSTSPSLEGTQETYTLAHEENVRFVSEAWQQVQQQLDGGPAGEGGPRPVQYVERTPNPRLQNFVPIDLDEWWAQQFLARITSCS is encoded by the exons ATGTACACCATCACCAAGGGGCCCAGCAAGCTGGTCGCGCAGCGCCGCACAG GTCCCACGCAGCAGCAGGTGGAGGGCCGGCTCGGCGAGCTCCTGAAATGCCGGCAGCCCGCGCCGCCGACCTCGCAGCCCCCGCGGGCGCAGCCCTTCGCGCAGCCGCCGGGACCTTGGCCCCTGTCGAG TCCAGGGCCAAGGCTTGTGTTCAATCGTGTGAACGGCCGGCGGGCCCCCTCCACGTCCCCATCCCTCGAGGGGACCCAGGAGACCTACACACTGGCCCACGAGGAGAATGTCCGCTTTGTGTCCGAAG CCTGGCAGCAGGTGCAGCAGCAGCTGGATGGTGGCCCAGCCGGTGAGGGCGGGCCAAGGCCTGTGCAGTACGTGGAGAGGACCCCCAATCCCCGGCTGCAGA ACTTCGTGCCCATTGACCTGGACGAGTGGTGGGCACAACAGTTCCTGGCGAGAATCACCAGCTGTTCCTAG